One window of the Procambarus clarkii isolate CNS0578487 chromosome 27, FALCON_Pclarkii_2.0, whole genome shotgun sequence genome contains the following:
- the LOC123762600 gene encoding pulmonary surfactant-associated protein D, with protein MKGVLAVLSVVVGVSQCQLPYGSYGGGGGFPQRHNNFPGRPGIFPGRPGGGGVGGGGPIKFPSSVAGSVHGKPGGVGGFGNAGGIGGAGIIGGFGGAVGGGQVQERPLSTQFCPAYISPLVHVSVSGSNYHFSWCADGGQKYVWEQAKNYCKKLGPGWSSVSIETPTENQFISSIIDKHGLPYIWTSGNRLGGGPKGWKWATGQPLTYNNWALTGFTPGKPQPDNQEDNNEQCLSVLNRFYPNDGITWHDVGCHHVKPTICEYTNVQSYVG; from the exons ATGAAGGGTGTGTTGGctgtgctgagtgtggtggtgggggtgtctcAGTGTCAGCTCCCTTACGGTAGCTACGGAGGAGGCGGCGGCTTCCCACAGAGGCACAATAACTTCCCTGGAAGACCCGGTATTTTCCCCGGGAGACCTGGTGGCGGCGGCGTCGGCGGCGGCGGACCGATAAAGTTCCCCAGCTCTGTTGCCGGGTCTGTACATGGGAAGCCGGGAGGGGTTGGTGGATTTGGCAATGCAGGAGGGATCGGTGGTGCTGGAATAATTGGTGGATTTGGAGGTGCTGTTGGCGGAGGCCAGGTCCAGGAACGGCCTCTCTCAACTCAGTTCTGTCCTGCATACATCAGTCCCCTG GTTCACGTATCTGTGAGTGGAAGCAACTATCATTTCTCCTGGTGCGCTGACGGGGGGCAGAAGTACGTGTGGGAGCAGGCCAAAAATTACTGTAAGAAACTGGGTCCTGGGTGGAGTAGTGTGAGCATAGAGACCCCGACTGAGAACCAGTTCATCTCTTCCATCATTGACAAGC ACGGTCTACCATACATCTGGACGAGCGGGAACCGTCTGGGCGGCGGTCCCAAAGGCTGGAagtgggccacaggtcagcccctCACCTACAATAACTGGGCTCTCACCGGATT CACTCCCGGCAAGCCTCAGCCGGACAACCAGGAAGACAACAATGAACAATGCCTCTCAGTGCTCAACCGGTTCTACCCCAACGACGGCATCACCTGGCACGACGTGGGTTGCCACCATGTCAAGCCTACCATCTGCGAGTATACCAATGTCCAAAGCTATGTTGGATAG
- the LOC123762599 gene encoding uncharacterized protein gives MSYRVKIVQSAPVFCRAFVIKGAFWTYVFSVRRFSESYTTIRMIQPFFVVLCTCGVLGDHFISPDGLFVLFPTNQTSTGTESPLLLPVISQGAQTRLSQPGFSPPSSPLLPILTAPSPVRLSVSPPVLGSALPRPLPLPTPVVTPLCTPMTGGLIHHARRNSAYHLSWCTGPKMLNWAEAATYCQNLRRDFQPVSIEDKDEDDFITDIIAKHQIQFIWTSGNKRGSSSWQWLSGSAFIYANWSPTGGRGQPQPDNREGNEDCLGVLKNVYNDGIKWHDIACHHVKPVICEAAV, from the exons ATGTCTTATCGAGTGAAAATCGTCCAATCAGCACCTGTCTTTTGTCGAGCTTTTGTAATAAAAGGAGCATTCTGGACATACGTCTTCAGTGTGCGTCGTTTTTCAGAGAGCTATACTACCATCAG GATGATACAGCCGTTCTTTGTGGTGTTGTGTACGTGTGGCGTGCTTGGCGATCACTTTATTTCGCCGGATGGCCTCTTCGTTTTGTTCCCAACTAACCAAACCTCGACAGGAACGGAGTCACCACTGTTGCTTCCAGTAATCTCTCAAGGTGCACAAACAAGATTGTCCCAGCCAGGTTTTTCTCCACCGTCTTCTCCGCTTCTACCAATTCTGACGGCCCCTTCCCCTGTAAGACTATCTGTATCACCCCCTGTCCTTGGGTCTGCCTTGCCCCGTCCCCTTCCGCTGCCAACACCTGTGGTTACTCCACTCTGCACTCCCATGACGGGAGGCCTA ATCCACCATGCCCGGAGGAACAGCGCCTATCACCTGTCCTGGTGCACTGGACCTAAAATGCTAAACTGGGCAGAAGCGGCAACCTATTGTCAAAATCTTCGTAGGGATTTCCAGCCGGTTAGCATAGAAGACAAAGATGAGGACGACTTTATTACAGATATTATCGCCAAGC ATCAGATCCAGTTCATTTGGACTTCGGGCAACAAACGGGGTTCAAGCTCTTGGCAATGGTTGTCAGGTTCTGCTTTTATCTACGCAAACTGGTCTCCTACTGGCGG GCGCGGCCAGCCACAGCCGGACAACCGTGAGGGCAACGAAGACTGTCTCGGTGTTCTCAAAAATGTGTACAACGACGGCATAAAGTGGCATGACATAGCTTGTCACCACGTGAAGCCGGTCATCTGTGAGGCCGCCGTGTGA